The following nucleotide sequence is from Bacteroidota bacterium.
ATACTTTTGAACAATAGGTATTACCCGATTTTGCATCGCGAGACCCTACGCAATGCACAATAGCAATGCGCTTGGGCTTTTTACCCGAAGCCGTTGTTATCTCCCGATTGTGCTTGAGTATTTGTTCGAGATCGACAGAAGTAATTACGTTTTCGAAAAGCCCATAGCCATACTCTTCCTTCCGGGTAGCATCAAAGGGTTTAAAGCCAGAGCCGATTACCACACCATCCGCGCTCACACTCAATTCATTCCCTGCCTTCACCACAAAGTTGTCTTTGTTTTTTTCTATTGCTGTGATTTCGGTATTGTAAATGGTTTTTACCTGATACTTCATAAGGTTTGCATTTTGCTTTGCAAGTATTTCCTGAGGATTAGCCAAATCAGGGAACAGACTGCTCCATTGGGTTAAATGTCCTCCTGTTTTATCGTTTTTTTCGATAAGGGTGACTTTAAACCCCGAACGAGCCAGATGAATGGAAGTTTCCATGCCGGCAATTCCGGCACCAATTACAGCAATATGTTTTCTGGTATTCATATCTAAACATTTAAGCATCCGCTAAAAGCAGGGCGTTTGGTAATTTCACCTTCTATGCCGGAGTATTTTTTGGTTCGATTGTATCGAATGCCAATTTTATCCAAAAAGGGCTCTGCGTTCACCTGATGAAATTGTAAGCCTATCTGCCAGGGGTCGTACCCCAGCATCAGCCCGGCAAGTTCTTCATAGGTAAATACAGGTATGCCATCTGATGTACCCGAATAGGTTTTGCCTTCGAGCTGGGCAAGCGTATATTGCCAACGGTCTAGAAACAGGTTACATCCCGGACAATTGGTGATAATGGCATCGGGTCTGTAAGGCTCCATACTTTCGAATTTCTTTTTCGAATTGCTAAGCGAATAGCTCCGGTTGCTTTGTACCAGGTATTGCCTGAAACCAAATCCGCAGCAGTGCCTCCGTTCGGGATAATCTACCGGAGTGCCCCCCAAAGCCTCTACCAAACCTGTGAGTACTTTTGGAAACTCTGCTCCACCGATGCCCTTTTCAGGAAACATCTTGGCATAGTGGCATCCAATGTGATCAACAATTTTGAGAGGTTCGCCTGTTTGATGGTTTACCAGTTTGTATTTCGACTGGTTGGCAATTTCGTGCCTGTATTTATACACAAGGTCGCTGGCATGCACAATGTTTTGTGGTAACTGAAATTCGCGACCTGTAGCTTTCTTCAAAAAGTGCGCAGCTTTTTCCATTTCTTCCGGAAATTCTTTCCAGGTTTCGAGTATTTCGGTATAAATACCAAAAGAGGTAATGCACGATACCACTGCCGATTGATAACCCTTCTCACTCATAAGCGAAAAATGCCGGGCGGCGATGGTTTGCAAGGTTGTAAAAGAAACTACATCGGAATGATATCCTATGCCTGCGCAAGTAGTATGGCTGGCATCGTCGCAAAGATCCTTTTGAAGATTATTTCGCAGAATTTTAACAAGGGTTTCTTCGGCTCCGGGAAAAAAATTCTGCCGTATACAACTGCGTAAATAGTAATAGTGGTCGTCGGCTATTTCTTTTGAGAACTTATTCCAGTTTCGGGTGGTTGGTTGTGCTATTTTCATTTGCTCAGTTCCTCCTCTACAAATTTTTTATATGCCACCATGTCGGCTTCTCCTTCTGCGTTAGTAAGCCCTAAACTGATGGCCCTTTGCCTGCTGAATTCGTCGATGGCATTAAAAAAATCCAACCCGCCGGTAAGTTCAAAAATTTTATCCAGTTCAGCCTTTGCTTCATCAGAGATTTTTCTCAAAACGCCAGGACCATCGCCATCGAGGTTGGCACCTACACTGGCATATACCTGAGCACGATTTTCAAAAATCCATTCCCATACCGGTCCTTGCTCGGGATGCGTGGCCGGCAACACTTTTGAGGGGTGGATGCAATAACCAAACTCGAGAATATTGGCGCCGATGGAGTTTTTAATCAGGTATTGCTGCCGCCCTTTTACACTTTCTGTAAAAGCCCCTGTTTCCTGCGACAAGGTACGCAAAGCACTAATAAGCAGGCCCGGACAATTGCCTCTTGGGCAACGGGGTTTACACGACATGCACTGTCCGCAATGCCAGATAGAATCGCCAGCAAGAAGTTCGCTGGTTTTTTGTTCGTCGCCCGACTGTACGGCAAGGACAATGCTTCGGGGATCGTATTCGAAGAATTCGGCTGCCGGACAAATGGCGGTGCATATTCCGCAATTCATGCATGCCTTCAAACCTTCGGCAAAACGTACGTCATTGGCCAGACGCTCAAGAAGAGATTTGGACATTGAGTTGGCTGGATTGATTCACCTACGAAGTAAATCTGTTCCATGAATAAAACCAACCGTTTAAAAACCTAAACCAAAGCTTGCGCTTTTATACTTATTAAGTAGGTTTAAAAACGTATGCGGGATTCATGGAACTTATATCTCTACGATGCCTTTTTTGATGGCGAACATCACCAATCCGGCAGTGTTCTTTGATTCTGTCTTCAGCAAAAGATTCTCGCGGTGCTTGTCTACCGTGCGTTTGCTAATAAACAACTGGTTAGCAATCTCTTGGTTAGAGAAGCCTTTGCAAATTAAATATAGAATTTCTTCTTCCCTGTCGGAGAGTTCTGAGGAACGATGGTGATGCTGTTTTCGGTTGAGGTGCCGTAGAAGGCCACTCATAATTTCCTGCGAGAAATAGTTTTTACCTTCTGTTACACTCTTTATTGCTTGCGCAATATCAGTAATGCCAGAGTTTTTCAAAATAAATCCTTTCACACCTGCCTCAATCATTTTGGTATAATAGTCTTCGTCGGAATACATCGATAGCGCTATGATCTGTAATCCGGGATTGATCTTGAGCGCTTTACGGGTGGCCTCAATACCGTTCATTTCGGGCATATCGATGTCCATAAACACCACATCGGGCAAAATACCTTTTTCTATAAGACTTAAAAACTCGCGACCATTTGCAGCTTCATTGACTTCGCCGATGCCGGCAATACTTTTAAGTAATAGTTTTAATCCTTCCCGGAACAAGGTATGGTCGTCGACCAATATTACAGACAAATCTTTCATGGTATCATAATTTCAGCCTTGACACTCATTCCCTGACCTGGTTTGGATTGCACAGTATAGTTCCCATTTAGCGAATGAATGCGTGAATGTATGTTCGAGTAGCCTAAACCTGTATGATCGGAAGGTAATCTATCGGCATTAAACCCCACTCCGTCGTCACTGTATTCGAGGCAAAGTCGTTGACCATGAAGCACAATTTCAATAGTAATATTTTTTGCCCTGGCATGACGGATGGTGTTTGATATAAGCTCGCAAACCACACGATAGAGTACTACTTCGATGTTGTAACCAAAGCGTTTGTCGGCAATGTTGCTTTGCAGGTGAATCGCAGGCCCATCGGTCATTTTTAAGGCATTGACAAATGACTTGATGGCCTTAAGTACGCCAAAATTATTCAGAATATGCGGGCTGAGTTTATTGGAAATATCTTTGAGCGTGGTAATGGATTCGTCGACAAGCTTTTCAGCTGCGGTGAGCTCCTTTTGAATATTCTCTTTTTTGTAAAGACTAGTGGATATTGCCATTTTTACTGCTGACAACAAGGGGCCAAGTCCATCGTGAAGTTCCTTGGCAAAATGCTGTCTTTCTTTTTCTTCGGTTTTGATAATGGCCGACAGCACCCTCGATTCGCTCTGTTTCTTCAACTCGTCGATACGTTTTTGAATATTAAAAATTCGACGAATAAATAAAAGACTTATGAGCATAAAAAGCGAAATCAATACCGCCAGCCAACTATTTAGCATGCTGGTGATGAGACGACTTTCGGAATTGTAGACCTGCAATACCTCCACCACACGACGGAAGGCCATCAACAGAAAACCTGCCGAAATAAGCCACCAGGCAATGTTGGTGCGGGTGCGTCGTACCAGACTGATGGCAATAATGGCAGCACTGAATTGCAGAATCACAGAAATTATGAGGGCAACTTTTATGTACACGAGGATGATTTTGTTCAAAAATAATCAATAAACTCATTCACTGGTGCAAAGCCAAACACATCGCTGCTGCTGAACTAAAAAAAGAGCGCCGGGCTTTTACCCGGCGCTCCTTGCAAACTATAGAAAAATTACAACCTAATTCACGATAAATCGTTTTGTGACAATTTCGTTGCCTGATATCAGTCGAAGAATATACATTCCACTATTCCAGCCCGACACATCGATTTTTTCGGTTTCTGCACCACTTGTATTGATTACATACACTCTGCTACCAGTGAGGTTGATAACCTCCAGGCGATTAAAAGATTGTGCATTTTTGATAAAAAGCAGATCACTTACCGGAAGAGGATACAAACTAACTTCATCTTCACTTTTCTGAGAAACACCATTAGCCTGTTTTTCAAATGTTACCGAGTATGTCTTTGTTGTTTCGCCATCTTCGGCGGTTACCGCAATGGTAGTTACACCGGGTAGGCTCACGGCATTGGTAAGCACGGCGGTGGCACTCTGGTCGGCCAGTTCGTAGGTCACTACCGGCACTTGAGTGGCACTATAGGCTACCAGGCTGGTATAATTCAACTGGTCCTTGTCGAAGCCTTCGATGTTCACACCATCCACTTTAATGAAATTCAGGTCTGCCACCGTAGAAGGAGGAATGACTGGGAACAGCTCCACTACATCGGCTTTATACCTTGGGAAGAGTTGAGCAGTGCTGAAATATTTACCTGCTATGCCGGTTACCGAAGCGCTGTCGGGAATGGCAGTTCCGGTAAGGTCTGTATTGTAAAAATCTACCCGGAAAATGGTAGTATCAGTACCTAAGTAAATATCGTAGTTGGTGCCATTGGCAAAATTAGCCCCTGCATTTTCAAATTGAACGGGTGCAATGCGAATTAACTCCGATTCGTATTGAGCCAGGTTGTTCTTAAATTCAGAAATGCTAATGGTCTGCACCGATATGCTATTCTGGGTAGAGCTTGCAGCTCCAGGATCTACAAGAGGAACCAATTCCACCACATCGCGGTATGAAGTAATGGTTCCAACCAGGTTGGTAATGCCATCGCCTTCGCTGTAAGACGTTGTGATAATTCCACTAGGATCGTATACCAAAATTCCGGCGGTATTATCCTGAAGGTACTTTTTATTCTGAAACGACATTTGAGCTGTTAAGACTACTTCTCCTGTAATGCGGAAGGTGGCGCCGCTTCCCAGGTATGAACGGAATTCAGCAAGGTTAGCCACATCGATGATATATTCACTTACAAGGATTTTCCATTCCTGAACCAAACCATTTTCTGCTGTAACCGCAATCAAGGTTGTGTCGGCAGTGAAATCTGTGATTGTTCCTGAAGTCGGTACAGAGGTAGCGCCCGGGCTTAATACCAGTTGAGGCACCAGCGAGTCGCGTTCTGTTCCATATTGCAGTAACACTTCGATGATATGGTTGGTGGTATCGATAATAGGATCTGCAGCCTCTTCAGCAAAACTAATATCCAGAATGTCATTCTCTGTAAGAGCGCTAGCAGCCTGGGTGATATAGATTGTCCAAACTGCAGCCGTTACACCATCTTCAGCCGTAATGGTAATGGTGGAAGACAGAGTAGAAAAATCGATGGAATCGCCAGAAGCAGGCATCGAGCTAGCTCCTTCCGACAAGGTAAACACAGGATAAAGACTGTCGAGTTGAGCACTGAAAATTACATGACAACGAATCGAGTCTCCCTCAGGATAAATATCGGTTAAGGAGCTAATACCTGGTATGCTAAAAGTGAGCACTTCGGCAGCAGAACTGGCAATAGGAGTTGGCAATCCGAGGTTGCCAAAAGTGTTCTGCGGAAATACTTTCCACTCAGAATCGTCGGCATTGGTACCTGCAGAAAGGCTCCAATCGCTGTTTCCTGTAGTTACCGAAACTTTGCGTAATAAGGTGTGATTATAGGTAGCCTCGGAAACTCCTGCTACAGCCCAGCCATTGCCCGGATCACTAGTGGGTATACCTATTATATCAATATCCACCCAACTGGTTCCGCCATCGAAACTGTGTTGCAGCGCACGGGCATCGTCACCTGTAAAATGAACTACACTGGGATAACTTAATACTTCCTGCGCCATTGCTGTATCATAATAAGCAGCAGAAACTTCGTTGGCCGCTATTACCCAAACCTGGCCAGGAGCAATATAGGCATTGGCCGGAAAAGTGTGATAGTATGACCAGCCACCACCATTAGAGGATTGGGCAATACGGTAGTCGGCTAGTGACACGGTGTCGGCTGTGGGGTTTAAGATTTCAAGAGCCTTATTGTTGCTGCTTCCTTCGATGTATTCGCTAAAAAACAACTCCTGGCTCAGGGTGGTGATATTCCAAACTGTATCGCTTAAAAGCTGAAAAGCGTTGTTTTGCTTGTCGGTTACTGCTCCTTCTGATATCAGAACATAATAGGAAGTAGCAGACTCAAAAGACTGGTTGGGAATAAAATTCAATCCGGACGAAATGGAATTGCCCGCTGTAACATGACTGACCCAAACACTGTCTGTAGCTACATTCAATACATCGAAAAGCGTGCTGTCTGGTCTGCGGTAAATCATGATACTGTCGTTGGAACCTTCGAGCACATATTCGTTAAACTCTATGCGGAATGTTTCATTTCCAGTTATCACACTGTTGTTCTGTGGGAACAAACTGGTATAAACAGGCGATTGGTTGTCGAGCAAGAAATATAAATTGGTGTCGGATGTAAAGGTAGGATCGATGGCATCGGCCAGGTAAACCTGTATGGAATCGAAATAGCTAAAGCTCTGTGGCAATATTACAGGAACACTGTCGAGGCTTGCAGAAAAATTATTTCCTGCCTTTACAAAGCTACTCACGAGGGGGTTGTAATACCAAAATGCCACACTGTCGATAAGAGTTGCTTCGAACTCGAACCAGCTGGTATCGCTTAAAGTAAGAGTAGCCTCATTCAAAGGCTCTAATAAGTTTAAGGTGCGGGCTAACAGAGTAGTAACTTCAACCAAACTAACCGATGACTGGGTGTTTAAACCGGCTGCATTGTCTTCGGCCACCACGTAAACGTCATAAGAAGTACCGTGTGCCAGGTCTGTAACTATAACAGTAGTATCGGTGGCAATATTGTTTACATGCAAAGTATCGCCTGCTTTTACTGTGGCAACATCCGGAGCAGGGCTTCCATTGGCCAACACCACATAAAATACCTTTCCGGCTTCATTCATGCGCACATTTAAATTGAATTTATTATCGGCCACAGCAGAGGCATTGGGGTATCCGGCATCAAACACAGAGGCCAGGGTATCTACACCAATAGTTTGATTGGCGTTCACACTTCCAAGAGAAGCGGTAACTCTCCCTACCCAGGTAAGGCCTGAATAAGCGGTATCGTAGCCTACAAGTTGCAGGGAAGTTCCAACAGGTTCT
It contains:
- a CDS encoding 4Fe-4S dicluster domain-containing protein → MSKSLLERLANDVRFAEGLKACMNCGICTAICPAAEFFEYDPRSIVLAVQSGDEQKTSELLAGDSIWHCGQCMSCKPRCPRGNCPGLLISALRTLSQETGAFTESVKGRQQYLIKNSIGANILEFGYCIHPSKVLPATHPEQGPVWEWIFENRAQVYASVGANLDGDGPGVLRKISDEAKAELDKIFELTGGLDFFNAIDEFSRQRAISLGLTNAEGEADMVAYKKFVEEELSK
- a CDS encoding heterodisulfide reductase subunit B; the encoded protein is MKIAQPTTRNWNKFSKEIADDHYYYLRSCIRQNFFPGAEETLVKILRNNLQKDLCDDASHTTCAGIGYHSDVVSFTTLQTIAARHFSLMSEKGYQSAVVSCITSFGIYTEILETWKEFPEEMEKAAHFLKKATGREFQLPQNIVHASDLVYKYRHEIANQSKYKLVNHQTGEPLKIVDHIGCHYAKMFPEKGIGGAEFPKVLTGLVEALGGTPVDYPERRHCCGFGFRQYLVQSNRSYSLSNSKKKFESMEPYRPDAIITNCPGCNLFLDRWQYTLAQLEGKTYSGTSDGIPVFTYEELAGLMLGYDPWQIGLQFHQVNAEPFLDKIGIRYNRTKKYSGIEGEITKRPAFSGCLNV
- a CDS encoding sensor histidine kinase: MYIKVALIISVILQFSAAIIAISLVRRTRTNIAWWLISAGFLLMAFRRVVEVLQVYNSESRLITSMLNSWLAVLISLFMLISLLFIRRIFNIQKRIDELKKQSESRVLSAIIKTEEKERQHFAKELHDGLGPLLSAVKMAISTSLYKKENIQKELTAAEKLVDESITTLKDISNKLSPHILNNFGVLKAIKSFVNALKMTDGPAIHLQSNIADKRFGYNIEVVLYRVVCELISNTIRHARAKNITIEIVLHGQRLCLEYSDDGVGFNADRLPSDHTGLGYSNIHSRIHSLNGNYTVQSKPGQGMSVKAEIMIP
- a CDS encoding CoB--CoM heterodisulfide reductase iron-sulfur subunit A family protein, with product MNTRKHIAVIGAGIAGMETSIHLARSGFKVTLIEKNDKTGGHLTQWSSLFPDLANPQEILAKQNANLMKYQVKTIYNTEITAIEKNKDNFVVKAGNELSVSADGVVIGSGFKPFDATRKEEYGYGLFENVITSVDLEQILKHNREITTASGKKPKRIAIVHCVGSRDAKSGNTYCSKVCCITSIKQAIELNKRLPDCEIFCFYMDLRLNGLRFDDLYLKAQMQHKIQFIRGRLSEASERQDKSLQIKAEDTLSGRPLRMDVDMLLLMVGMEASALTIPLKKNGVIDANVHGFMQANSEHAERNLSAQPGVFLAGSCACPMSVNETLENARSAALEVISYFN
- a CDS encoding T9SS type A sorting domain-containing protein; this encodes MKNYYLILIFFFFFAFLPEGKSQVVNAWINELHYDNDGTDVNESVEILVKRADTLDLGLLVITKYNGSGGVVYGSDTVSTFTVGDTVGDFYLFSIVYPSNGLQNGAPDGLALSYNGALIQFLSYEGSFAATAGPAIGVTSTDIGVSQITTEPVGTSLQLVGYDTAYSGLTWVGRVTASLGSVNANQTIGVDTLASVFDAGYPNASAVADNKFNLNVRMNEAGKVFYVVLANGSPAPDVATVKAGDTLHVNNIATDTTVIVTDLAHGTSYDVYVVAEDNAAGLNTQSSVSLVEVTTLLARTLNLLEPLNEATLTLSDTSWFEFEATLIDSVAFWYYNPLVSSFVKAGNNFSASLDSVPVILPQSFSYFDSIQVYLADAIDPTFTSDTNLYFLLDNQSPVYTSLFPQNNSVITGNETFRIEFNEYVLEGSNDSIMIYRRPDSTLFDVLNVATDSVWVSHVTAGNSISSGLNFIPNQSFESATSYYVLISEGAVTDKQNNAFQLLSDTVWNITTLSQELFFSEYIEGSSNNKALEILNPTADTVSLADYRIAQSSNGGGWSYYHTFPANAYIAPGQVWVIAANEVSAAYYDTAMAQEVLSYPSVVHFTGDDARALQHSFDGGTSWVDIDIIGIPTSDPGNGWAVAGVSEATYNHTLLRKVSVTTGNSDWSLSAGTNADDSEWKVFPQNTFGNLGLPTPIASSAAEVLTFSIPGISSLTDIYPEGDSIRCHVIFSAQLDSLYPVFTLSEGASSMPASGDSIDFSTLSSTITITAEDGVTAAVWTIYITQAASALTENDILDISFAEEAADPIIDTTNHIIEVLLQYGTERDSLVPQLVLSPGATSVPTSGTITDFTADTTLIAVTAENGLVQEWKILVSEYIIDVANLAEFRSYLGSGATFRITGEVVLTAQMSFQNKKYLQDNTAGILVYDPSGIITTSYSEGDGITNLVGTITSYRDVVELVPLVDPGAASSTQNSISVQTISISEFKNNLAQYESELIRIAPVQFENAGANFANGTNYDIYLGTDTTIFRVDFYNTDLTGTAIPDSASVTGIAGKYFSTAQLFPRYKADVVELFPVIPPSTVADLNFIKVDGVNIEGFDKDQLNYTSLVAYSATQVPVVTYELADQSATAVLTNAVSLPGVTTIAVTAEDGETTKTYSVTFEKQANGVSQKSEDEVSLYPLPVSDLLFIKNAQSFNRLEVINLTGSRVYVINTSGAETEKIDVSGWNSGMYILRLISGNEIVTKRFIVN
- a CDS encoding response regulator transcription factor, translating into MKDLSVILVDDHTLFREGLKLLLKSIAGIGEVNEAANGREFLSLIEKGILPDVVFMDIDMPEMNGIEATRKALKINPGLQIIALSMYSDEDYYTKMIEAGVKGFILKNSGITDIAQAIKSVTEGKNYFSQEIMSGLLRHLNRKQHHHRSSELSDREEEILYLICKGFSNQEIANQLFISKRTVDKHRENLLLKTESKNTAGLVMFAIKKGIVEI